In Bombus fervidus isolate BK054 chromosome 11, iyBomFerv1, whole genome shotgun sequence, a single genomic region encodes these proteins:
- the LOC139992036 gene encoding uncharacterized protein isoform X6, with translation MAGSFLGAAAFVLSTFSTSVNMLMMTYGVMGGVGFGLIYLPAVVCVGYYFETKRSLATGIAVCGSGFGTFAFPPLVTMLLEAYNWKGANLILAGLILNCAVFGAMMRPLEYPKASSVKPLLQRMAEEKRFQMERGSIGGSYFMVQLPDGSMEKRMKMPINIDPGVHSSFNLDQLVPGTPLTPVPTVPTLPTISEVKVQEHSSSGATSNSGSMDLKSISTKSKSRKNIDDTKDTKDMSEKSESEFKPIIPRNASQPAFTTHVQGLPKNGSVPFFDRIRKTSTSERYKPSLSAIKNSRTTLNSNGDIRKSLHLRLSTSSVMGSRNNNAEIDVDGESITFTTSKSSIPKEKPQIIRPLSRKDIFYSGSVVNLPEYQSQKSLANYRQSVISLSKSVRGDVKDTDIEKAPQQPLCPCLVLPESFKEALSTMMDLSLLKDPVFLLIGISNVFGMAGLYVPFVYLLDAAVLDNIDKTLASYLVSIIGITNTLGRVACGYIADFPQVDSLLLNNICLIISTVAVAAIPFCHSYPAYIIMSILFGIAISGYISLTSIILVDLLGLDKLTNAFGLLILFRGAAAIIGSPLAGAVYDATQSYSIPFFMAGFFFLISTVTSFMAPAMKRCTTPQTQPVILDTLTPIDEDIEEENEEDIPEIVETAPSPQEPPEKEIKQIESVL, from the exons ATGGCAGGAAGTTTTTTAGGTGCAGCAGCATTTGTACTTTCAACATTTTCCACCAGTGTAAATATGCTTATGATGACTTATGGTGTTATGGGAg GAGTTGGATTTGGTCTAATATATTTACCAGCAGTAGTTTGTGTAGGTTATTATTTTGAAACTAAACGATCTCTAGCTACAGGCATTGCTGTATGTGGTTCAGGATTTGGCACATTTGCATTTCCACCTCTTGTAACAATGTTACTAGAAGCATATAATTGGAAAGGAGCAAATTTAATTCTGGCTGGTCTTATTTTAAATTGTGCT GTTTTTGGTGCGATGATGAGGCCATTAGAATATCCAAAAGCTTCTTCCGTTAAACCATTATTACAAAGAATGgcggaagaaaaaagatttcaaaTGGAACGTGGAAGTATCGGAGGTTCTTATTTTATGGTACAACTGCCTGATGGATCTATGgagaaaagaatgaaaatgcCTATTAACATTGATCCTGGTGTTCATTCCAGTTTCAATTTAGACCAATTAGTGCCTG gAACTCCTTTAACACCAGTTCCAACGGTGCCAACCCTGCCCACTATATCGGAGGTGAAAGTACAAGAACACTCTTCCAGTGGAGCAACTAGTAATAGTGGCAGTATGGACTTAAAGAGTATTTCCACTAAATCAAAAAGCAGAAAAAATATCGATGATACCAAAGATACAAAAGATATGTCAGAAAAGTCGGAAAGCGAATTCAAACCGATAATTCCTAGAAATGCTTCTCAACCTGCTTTTACAACTCACGTACAAGGTTTACCTAAAAATGGCTCTGTACCCTTTTTCGATCGAATCCGTAAAACTAGCACTAGCGAGAGATATAAACCAAGTCTTAGTGCGATTAAGAACTCTAGAACAACGTTGAATTCTAATGGCGATATTAGAAAGAGTTTGCACTTAAGACTTTCGACGAGCAGCGTTATGGGTTCTCGGAATAATAATGCAGAAATAGATGTA GATGGCGAAAGTATTACTTTTACTACCAGCAAATCTAGTATACCAAAAGAGAAACCACAAATTATTCGACCACTATCGCGGAAGGATATATTTTACAGTGGCAGTGTGGTTAATTTACCAGAATATCAGAGTCAGAAATCACTTGCAAATTATCGTCAAAGTGTTATTTCATTATCAAAATCCGTACGTGGAGATGTTAAGGATACCGACATTGAAAAGGCGCCTCAAC AACCTCTATGTCCCTGTTTGGTATTACCTGAATCGTTTAAAGAAGCTTTGTCAACGATGATGGATCTATCTTTACTAAAGGATCCAGTGTTCCTTTTAATTGGTATCAGTAATGTATTTGGAATGGCTGGATTATACGTAccgtttgtatatttattagacGCTGCAGTCTTAGAT AATATTGACAAGACTCTTGCGTCATATTTAGTATCTATAATTGGAATTACCAATACTCTGGGCCGTGTAGCTTGTGGATATATCGCGGATTTTCCACAAGTAGATTCACTATTATTGAACAACATCTGTTTAATTATATCGACAGTTGCTGTAGCTGCGATACCGTTTTGCCATTCTTATCCTGCTTATATCATTATGAGCATTCTCTTCGGTATAGCTATAT CTGGATATATTTCTTTGACGTCGATTATTTTGGTAGATCTCTTAGGGCTAGACAAATTGACCAATGCATTTGGTCTTTTAATCTTATTTAGAGGAGCTGCAGCTATCATTGGTTCACCTTTGGCGGGTGCCGTTTATGACGCAACACAAAGCTACAGTATCCCATTCTTTATGGCAGGATTTTTCTTCCTTATAAGCACAGTTACTAGTTTCATGGCGCCAGCTATGAAACGGTGCACAACGCCGCAG ACTCAGCCTGTGATATTAGATACATTGACTCCAATTGATGAAGATATCGAAGAAGAGAACGAAGAAGATATTCCTGAAATCGTAGAAACTGCACCATCTCCACAAGAACCACCCGAGAaggaaattaaacaaatagagTCCGTTTTATAA
- the LOC139992036 gene encoding monocarboxylate transporter 9 isoform X5, which yields MCNMIVDGIAYTFGVFLGEFVTYFGEGKGKTAWVGSLLSGMYLSAGPVVSALTNKYGCRAVCMAGSFLGAAAFVLSTFSTSVNMLMMTYGVMGGVGFGLIYLPAVVCVGYYFETKRSLATGIAVCGSGFGTFAFPPLVTMLLEAYNWKGANLILAGLILNCAVFGAMMRPLEYPKASSVKPLLQRMAEEKRFQMERGSIGGSYFMVQLPDGSMEKRMKMPINIDPGVHSSFNLDQLVPGTPLTPVPTVPTLPTISEVKVQEHSSSGATSNSGSMDLKSISTKSKSRKNIDDTKDTKDMSEKSESEFKPIIPRNASQPAFTTHVQGLPKNGSVPFFDRIRKTSTSERYKPSLSAIKNSRTTLNSNGDIRKSLHLRLSTSSVMGSRNNNAEIDVDGESITFTTSKSSIPKEKPQIIRPLSRKDIFYSGSVVNLPEYQSQKSLANYRQSVISLSKSVRGDVKDTDIEKAPQQPLCPCLVLPESFKEALSTMMDLSLLKDPVFLLIGISNVFGMAGLYVPFVYLLDAAVLDNIDKTLASYLVSIIGITNTLGRVACGYIADFPQVDSLLLNNICLIISTVAVAAIPFCHSYPAYIIMSILFGIAISGYISLTSIILVDLLGLDKLTNAFGLLILFRGAAAIIGSPLAGAVYDATQSYSIPFFMAGFFFLISTVTSFMAPAMKRCTTPQTQPVILDTLTPIDEDIEEENEEDIPEIVETAPSPQEPPEKEIKQIESVL from the exons ATGTGTAACATGATAGTAGATGGTATTGCTTATACATTTGGCGTTTTTCTGGGAGAATTTGTTACATATTTTggagaaggaaaaggaaaaactgCATGGGTTGGCTCGTTGTTATCTGGCATGTACCTCAGTGCTg gaCCTGTTGTCAGTGCTTTAACAAATAAGTATGGATGTAGGGCAGTATGTATGGCAGGAAGTTTTTTAGGTGCAGCAGCATTTGTACTTTCAACATTTTCCACCAGTGTAAATATGCTTATGATGACTTATGGTGTTATGGGAg GAGTTGGATTTGGTCTAATATATTTACCAGCAGTAGTTTGTGTAGGTTATTATTTTGAAACTAAACGATCTCTAGCTACAGGCATTGCTGTATGTGGTTCAGGATTTGGCACATTTGCATTTCCACCTCTTGTAACAATGTTACTAGAAGCATATAATTGGAAAGGAGCAAATTTAATTCTGGCTGGTCTTATTTTAAATTGTGCT GTTTTTGGTGCGATGATGAGGCCATTAGAATATCCAAAAGCTTCTTCCGTTAAACCATTATTACAAAGAATGgcggaagaaaaaagatttcaaaTGGAACGTGGAAGTATCGGAGGTTCTTATTTTATGGTACAACTGCCTGATGGATCTATGgagaaaagaatgaaaatgcCTATTAACATTGATCCTGGTGTTCATTCCAGTTTCAATTTAGACCAATTAGTGCCTG gAACTCCTTTAACACCAGTTCCAACGGTGCCAACCCTGCCCACTATATCGGAGGTGAAAGTACAAGAACACTCTTCCAGTGGAGCAACTAGTAATAGTGGCAGTATGGACTTAAAGAGTATTTCCACTAAATCAAAAAGCAGAAAAAATATCGATGATACCAAAGATACAAAAGATATGTCAGAAAAGTCGGAAAGCGAATTCAAACCGATAATTCCTAGAAATGCTTCTCAACCTGCTTTTACAACTCACGTACAAGGTTTACCTAAAAATGGCTCTGTACCCTTTTTCGATCGAATCCGTAAAACTAGCACTAGCGAGAGATATAAACCAAGTCTTAGTGCGATTAAGAACTCTAGAACAACGTTGAATTCTAATGGCGATATTAGAAAGAGTTTGCACTTAAGACTTTCGACGAGCAGCGTTATGGGTTCTCGGAATAATAATGCAGAAATAGATGTA GATGGCGAAAGTATTACTTTTACTACCAGCAAATCTAGTATACCAAAAGAGAAACCACAAATTATTCGACCACTATCGCGGAAGGATATATTTTACAGTGGCAGTGTGGTTAATTTACCAGAATATCAGAGTCAGAAATCACTTGCAAATTATCGTCAAAGTGTTATTTCATTATCAAAATCCGTACGTGGAGATGTTAAGGATACCGACATTGAAAAGGCGCCTCAAC AACCTCTATGTCCCTGTTTGGTATTACCTGAATCGTTTAAAGAAGCTTTGTCAACGATGATGGATCTATCTTTACTAAAGGATCCAGTGTTCCTTTTAATTGGTATCAGTAATGTATTTGGAATGGCTGGATTATACGTAccgtttgtatatttattagacGCTGCAGTCTTAGAT AATATTGACAAGACTCTTGCGTCATATTTAGTATCTATAATTGGAATTACCAATACTCTGGGCCGTGTAGCTTGTGGATATATCGCGGATTTTCCACAAGTAGATTCACTATTATTGAACAACATCTGTTTAATTATATCGACAGTTGCTGTAGCTGCGATACCGTTTTGCCATTCTTATCCTGCTTATATCATTATGAGCATTCTCTTCGGTATAGCTATAT CTGGATATATTTCTTTGACGTCGATTATTTTGGTAGATCTCTTAGGGCTAGACAAATTGACCAATGCATTTGGTCTTTTAATCTTATTTAGAGGAGCTGCAGCTATCATTGGTTCACCTTTGGCGGGTGCCGTTTATGACGCAACACAAAGCTACAGTATCCCATTCTTTATGGCAGGATTTTTCTTCCTTATAAGCACAGTTACTAGTTTCATGGCGCCAGCTATGAAACGGTGCACAACGCCGCAG ACTCAGCCTGTGATATTAGATACATTGACTCCAATTGATGAAGATATCGAAGAAGAGAACGAAGAAGATATTCCTGAAATCGTAGAAACTGCACCATCTCCACAAGAACCACCCGAGAaggaaattaaacaaatagagTCCGTTTTATAA